In the genome of Phragmites australis chromosome 9, lpPhrAust1.1, whole genome shotgun sequence, the window AGATCGGATTACTGTTGGCTTGCAGGTGCTGAACGAGGAGACGTTCGCCATCCTGGTGCTCATGGCGCTGGTTACCACCTTCATCACCACCCCCGCCGTCATGGCCATCTACAAGCCCGCGCgcaccgccggccgccgcctccaccaccgcaGGCTCCAGGGCCCCGTCCCCTCGGCGCCCTCCTCCCCGTCGGTCTCCGCCGGCGCGGGCGCCGCCACCGCTAACGCCAAGGAGCTGCGCGTGCTGGCCTGCATCCACGGCGGCCACGACGTGCCGGCGCTCATCAACCTCATCGAGACCATCCGCGGCCACACGCAGCCGCGCCACCTCGTCAAGCTCTACATCCTCCGCATGGTCGAGCTCACAGAACGCACCTCCTCCATCCTCATGGCGCGCGCCGCGCGCCGGAACGGCGTGCCGTTCCTGCGCCCGCGACGAGCGGGGGGGCCGCACGACCAGATCGACGTCGCGTTCGACACCTACGCGCAGCTCGGGCACGTCCACGTCCGCGCCATGACCGCCGTCTCCGCGCTGCACACCATGCAGGACGACGTGGCGGCCGTCGCCGAGGACAAGCGCGTCTCGCTCGTCGTCCTGCCGTTCCACAAGCGCCAGACGGTCCACGGCGACGACGTCGAGAACCTCGGGCCAGAATGGCGCGCCGTCAACAGGAGGATCCTACGGGAGGCGCCCTGCTCGGTGGCCGTCCTCGTCGACCGCggcttcggcggcggcgagcaggTCAGCTCGGAGCAGGTGGCGCACGGCGTTTGCGTCGTGTTCTTCGGCGGGCCCGACGACAGAGAGGCCCTGGAGCTTGCAGGGAGGATGGCTGAGCACCCCGGCGTTCAGGTCACTGTCGTGCGGTTCGTCGACGGCAAGGCCGGCAGCGAGGAGCATGCCGAGGTCACGCTGCGCCCGTCCAACACCAAGAACGCCGACCGGAACTACACATTCTCGACGGCCGCCGTCGATAGCCGCAAGGAGAAGGTAACTTAACTTAACGGCGGCGAACAGCGGCGCCCAATTCCATGTCACGACACGTTAGAACACGATTGACAATGTGTGCTTTTCCATGGTGGTGCAGGAGCTGGAcgaggcggcggtggtggaATTCCGGCAGAGGATGGGCTCACTGGTGCGGTTCGAGGAGCGGGTGGTGGTGGGCAATGTGATCGACGAGGTGGTGTCGATCGGGAAGAGCAGAGAATACGGTCTTTTGGTCGTCGGCAAGGGCCGGCTGCCGTCCGCCATGGTGGCGCAGCTGGCCGTCCGCCCGGCGGAGCACCCGGAGCTCGGGCCCATCGGCGACGCGCTCGCGTCGTCCGGCCACGGGGTAACGTCGTCGGTGCTCGTGGTGCAGCAGCACGACATGAACAACGCTGACGAGGTGCCGGTGTCTGTCGTCGTCGATGGCCATGCTCACGACggcga includes:
- the LOC133928291 gene encoding cation/H(+) antiporter 20-like encodes the protein MSVSAADMAAVKTSSNGVWQGDDPLHFAFPLLILQALLIIVLSRILAFFFRPLRQPKVIAEIVAGILLGPSVLGRNKAYLRALFPPWSTPVLESVASLGLLFFLFLVGLELDLRSVRRSGKRAFAIAAAGISLPFACGVGVAFVLRSTIPGADQAGYAPFLVFMGVALSITAFPVLARILAELKLLTTPIGETALAAAAFNDVAAWVLLALAVAISGGGGGHRSPLVSLWVLLCGAAFVAAWMLVVKPAMAWVARRADAAGQGGDVWVAVTLAGVLASGFATDMVGIHAIFGAFVFGLTVPKEGEFAGRVTERVEDLVSELLLPLYFASSGLKTDVATIRGGEAWGMLALVIGTACAGKIAGTFGVAMACGMSAREALVLGVVMNTKGLVELIVLNIGRERKVLNEETFAILVLMALVTTFITTPAVMAIYKPARTAGRRLHHRRLQGPVPSAPSSPSVSAGAGAATANAKELRVLACIHGGHDVPALINLIETIRGHTQPRHLVKLYILRMVELTERTSSILMARAARRNGVPFLRPRRAGGPHDQIDVAFDTYAQLGHVHVRAMTAVSALHTMQDDVAAVAEDKRVSLVVLPFHKRQTVHGDDVENLGPEWRAVNRRILREAPCSVAVLVDRGFGGGEQVSSEQVAHGVCVVFFGGPDDREALELAGRMAEHPGVQVTVVRFVDGKAGSEEHAEVTLRPSNTKNADRNYTFSTAAVDSRKEKELDEAAVVEFRQRMGSLVRFEERVVVGNVIDEVVSIGKSREYGLLVVGKGRLPSAMVAQLAVRPAEHPELGPIGDALASSGHGVTSSVLVVQQHDMNNADEVPVSVVVDGHAHDGEFPEDMAEP